A window of the Bacillus sp. A301a_S52 genome harbors these coding sequences:
- a CDS encoding ABC transporter ATP-binding protein, with product MSFIHLKNLTKTFNHNEREAVKELNLSIDKGEIVTLLGPSGCGKTTTLRMIAGFETPSNGTIYIDGKAVAGQSHSLPPEKRGIGMVFQDYALFPHMTILKNVMFGLNRWKTQEKKARAREVLELVGLEDYAKRYPAQLSGGQQQRVALARALAPNPHVVLMDEPFSNLDAGLREKMRYDVTTILRKANTTAIIVTHDQKDAFAVSDKVAVMNEGIIQQVAAPKEMYRCPKNCFVAQFVGKTNLLTGMMDEDLKNIHTHIGKVSLPVESQKQLETVKLSIRPEGCKLVQEGTFCGRVQRVTYSGEYQELYVQLQNDVNHAEETMLIYAPVEQEIDVGKVVSFDINPALVALVD from the coding sequence ATGAGTTTTATACATCTGAAAAACTTAACTAAAACTTTTAACCATAATGAAAGAGAAGCGGTTAAGGAACTTAATCTAAGTATTGACAAAGGTGAAATAGTGACACTTTTGGGACCTAGTGGTTGTGGGAAGACGACAACACTGAGGATGATAGCGGGTTTTGAGACGCCAAGTAACGGTACAATCTACATAGATGGTAAGGCTGTTGCTGGACAAAGTCATTCACTTCCACCTGAAAAAAGAGGCATTGGGATGGTTTTTCAAGACTATGCTCTGTTCCCACATATGACGATTTTAAAAAATGTTATGTTTGGACTTAATAGATGGAAAACACAAGAAAAAAAAGCGCGTGCTCGTGAAGTTCTGGAATTGGTAGGGTTGGAAGACTATGCAAAGCGTTATCCTGCTCAGCTGTCCGGTGGTCAACAGCAACGTGTTGCTTTAGCACGAGCATTAGCCCCTAATCCACATGTTGTATTAATGGATGAACCTTTTAGTAATTTAGATGCTGGTTTACGGGAAAAAATGCGCTATGATGTCACGACTATTCTTAGAAAAGCCAATACCACTGCCATTATTGTGACTCACGATCAGAAAGATGCCTTTGCGGTCTCCGATAAGGTTGCTGTCATGAATGAAGGTATTATACAGCAGGTAGCTGCGCCAAAAGAGATGTATCGTTGTCCTAAAAATTGCTTTGTTGCCCAGTTTGTTGGTAAGACAAATCTTCTGACAGGGATGATGGATGAAGATTTGAAAAATATTCATACCCATATTGGCAAAGTATCCCTTCCAGTAGAATCACAAAAGCAGTTGGAAACAGTTAAACTTTCAATCCGGCCAGAAGGGTGTAAACTTGTTCAAGAAGGGACTTTTTGTGGGCGTGTCCAGCGTGTCACATACAGCGGTGAATATCAGGAGTTGTATGTCCAACTGCAAAATGACGTAAACCATGCAGAGGAAACGATGCTCATTTACGCGCCTGTGGAACAAGAAATAGATGTGGGAAAAGTTGTTTCGTTTGATATAAATCCAGCACTTGTAGCGTTAGTAGACTAG
- a CDS encoding extracellular solute-binding protein has protein sequence MKKGFSLITLGMAVTVMAACGGNGEENTNSVNNTNSNDDNHANTEEAALDGELVVYSSRNETFVQDLLDKFTEETGVEVRALHDADPLQIQEEAGNVQADVFISNDLGALEYLNQQDLLEGTDPENVDTIDEQFRAENNEWIAISARARGFIYNKDLISEEEMPTKMEDLLDPEWADVENGYAITRGGNGGMIGNVSALRYEWGDEQTADWINAIQEHSAGIFEGHGDIRRAVGAGEHAFGLVNNYYYHQQLEEPTDNNVGFIYPDQGDGEMGAIANAAGLGMVAGSPNEENAKAFIEWVLEEENQLAFVGESLEVPINTNLEPPYEEAVPFSELSVQDMPLKELGNYFEDTRTLIEDAGLDLELR, from the coding sequence ATGAAGAAGGGGTTTTCATTAATAACTTTAGGCATGGCAGTCACAGTAATGGCTGCTTGTGGGGGAAATGGTGAAGAGAACACAAACAGCGTGAATAACACAAACAGTAATGATGATAATCACGCGAATACAGAAGAAGCTGCTTTAGATGGTGAACTTGTTGTTTACTCCTCACGAAATGAGACGTTTGTACAAGATTTGTTGGACAAGTTTACGGAAGAAACCGGTGTTGAAGTGAGAGCTCTCCATGATGCAGATCCTCTACAAATTCAAGAAGAAGCAGGAAATGTCCAAGCAGATGTATTTATTTCAAATGACTTGGGAGCGTTAGAATATTTAAATCAACAAGATCTTCTTGAAGGAACAGACCCTGAGAATGTAGATACCATTGACGAACAATTTCGTGCTGAAAATAATGAGTGGATAGCTATTTCAGCAAGAGCGCGCGGATTTATATATAACAAAGATTTAATTTCTGAAGAGGAAATGCCAACTAAGATGGAAGATTTACTTGACCCTGAGTGGGCAGATGTTGAGAATGGTTATGCTATTACCCGTGGTGGTAACGGTGGGATGATCGGAAACGTGTCTGCTTTACGTTATGAATGGGGCGATGAACAGACAGCGGATTGGATTAATGCTATTCAAGAGCATTCTGCTGGAATTTTTGAGGGGCATGGGGATATCCGACGTGCAGTTGGAGCTGGTGAACATGCCTTCGGTTTAGTTAATAATTATTACTATCACCAACAATTAGAAGAACCAACAGACAACAATGTAGGATTTATTTACCCTGACCAAGGTGATGGAGAAATGGGTGCCATTGCAAATGCAGCGGGACTTGGTATGGTAGCGGGATCACCGAATGAAGAAAATGCTAAAGCTTTTATTGAATGGGTATTAGAAGAAGAGAATCAGCTGGCCTTCGTTGGAGAATCTCTAGAAGTGCCAATTAATACTAACTTAGAACCACCTTACGAGGAAGCAGTTCCATTCAGTGAGCTTTCAGTTCAGGATATGCCTTTGAAAGAGTTGGGTAACTATTTTGAGGATACGCGAACATTAATTGAAGACGCAGGACTGGATTTAGAACTGAGATAA
- a CDS encoding iron ABC transporter permease, protein MLNDKKKNNHHTKQSPGAGDERSPAFLRFINEKWLSMWRGNPPGAILLIIGILVALIMAIPIVYVIWQSLSAGEESWRRLLGNRIPDLLWNTLSLTAAVTGAAVIIGLSLAWFVIRTDLPGRRLWQWMLALPLVIPPYVGAVTYIIVFGPSGWLTNLWNDTNWLTALVGDFPFKIYSFFGVFIVLTLFTYPYAFLIAIASLRRLNRNFEEVARSQGMSPIQVFLKVTLPFLRPAIGAGAVLISLYVLSDFGAIAMLRYVTFTAAIYYQRAGFDIPSASVLSLVLILLTILILWLESFTRKRRHYYQTSNTFKEPDIIKLGKWKVAAFLYVSVIFSLAVVLPLVVLIYWTVIGTGLGTIDASFFGYAWNSIKVSGLAAILCMLLSIPIIYLKSRHPSVISRGIDRLSYAGYALPGVIVALGMVFIFNNHIPALYNTFYMIAIAFVVRFLPQAMQSGEASLSLVSPRVDEAARSLGSPAWKTMLTVIFPSILPGILAGGALVFVSSIKELPATLMLRPPGFDTLAVRVYYEASEALYHQAAPAALLIVLVSIIPLHFLLKKY, encoded by the coding sequence ATGCTTAACGATAAAAAGAAAAATAATCATCATACTAAGCAAAGTCCAGGGGCTGGGGATGAAAGGTCCCCGGCTTTTCTCCGTTTTATAAACGAAAAATGGCTCTCTATGTGGCGTGGAAACCCTCCAGGGGCGATTTTGCTAATTATTGGAATATTAGTGGCGCTTATCATGGCGATTCCAATCGTCTATGTGATTTGGCAATCGTTATCAGCTGGCGAGGAAAGCTGGAGACGGCTTCTTGGGAACCGAATTCCTGACTTATTGTGGAATACCTTATCGTTAACCGCTGCTGTCACTGGTGCTGCTGTTATCATTGGCTTGTCATTGGCATGGTTCGTCATAAGGACAGATTTACCGGGAAGAAGGCTGTGGCAATGGATGCTAGCCTTGCCTCTTGTGATTCCCCCGTATGTAGGTGCTGTCACTTATATTATTGTGTTTGGACCAAGTGGCTGGCTTACAAATCTGTGGAACGATACGAACTGGCTTACAGCATTAGTAGGGGATTTTCCTTTTAAAATTTACTCCTTTTTCGGTGTATTTATCGTTTTAACTCTATTTACATATCCCTATGCCTTTTTAATTGCTATTGCGTCACTTAGAAGACTAAACCGGAATTTTGAAGAGGTAGCCAGATCTCAAGGGATGAGTCCTATACAAGTCTTTTTAAAAGTAACGCTACCATTCTTGCGACCTGCTATCGGGGCAGGAGCTGTGCTCATTTCTCTTTACGTCTTATCAGATTTTGGTGCTATCGCTATGTTGCGGTATGTGACGTTCACAGCGGCGATTTATTATCAAAGAGCTGGCTTTGATATTCCCTCAGCCTCTGTCCTTAGTCTCGTGCTCATTTTATTGACAATCCTTATCTTATGGCTCGAGTCATTTACGAGAAAAAGGCGTCATTATTATCAAACATCAAATACATTTAAGGAACCGGACATTATTAAATTAGGAAAGTGGAAAGTAGCTGCTTTCTTGTATGTGTCAGTCATTTTTAGTTTAGCTGTTGTTTTACCACTAGTGGTTTTAATTTATTGGACAGTAATTGGGACTGGTCTTGGAACAATTGATGCTTCCTTCTTTGGATATGCATGGAACAGTATAAAAGTGTCAGGACTGGCAGCGATTTTGTGTATGCTTTTATCGATACCTATCATCTATTTAAAGTCACGGCACCCATCGGTTATTTCTCGGGGAATTGATAGATTAAGCTATGCCGGATATGCATTACCAGGTGTTATAGTCGCTTTAGGGATGGTATTTATTTTCAATAATCACATCCCTGCTCTCTATAATACGTTTTATATGATCGCTATTGCGTTTGTAGTGAGGTTTTTACCACAAGCGATGCAATCAGGTGAAGCGTCATTAAGTTTAGTTTCACCGAGGGTAGATGAAGCGGCTAGAAGTCTTGGGTCTCCTGCATGGAAGACGATGCTGACGGTCATCTTTCCATCTATATTGCCTGGCATTCTTGCTGGAGGTGCACTCGTATTTGTGAGCTCAATTAAGGAGCTTCCAGCAACACTTATGTTAAGGCCGCCAGGATTTGATACATTAGCTGTTCGTGTGTATTATGAGGCATCGGAAGCTCTTTATCATCAGGCAGCACCAGCTGCTTTGTTGATTGTTCTTGTCTCCATTATTCCCCTGCACTTCTTATTAAAGAAGTATTAA
- a CDS encoding rhomboid family intramembrane serine protease, translated as MFLRNETFESFIKSYKVVTSLVIIHIFFYIWIYWFPFLGGENIYFLGVGNNILVASGDYWRLVTPIFLHGGLTHMLFNSFSLVLFGPALESMLGRVKFLTAYLATGILANIAFYFLGSPRVFHLGASGAIFGLFGIYVYMVLVRKDLINRMNSQLIMTIVAIGVIMTFLNPGVNILAHLFGLIAGAAIAPLFLSGVSMYSQRRPVHNSDEVSFDPNRWAKRNHFKKNLIFYIVGGFAAMVLFFYLVSTFLL; from the coding sequence ATGTTTTTACGTAATGAGACATTTGAAAGTTTTATCAAATCATACAAAGTCGTGACATCACTTGTGATTATCCATATTTTCTTCTATATATGGATATATTGGTTTCCTTTTTTAGGTGGGGAAAATATATATTTTTTAGGTGTCGGTAATAATATACTTGTAGCATCAGGTGACTATTGGCGACTTGTCACACCGATTTTTCTTCATGGTGGTTTGACCCATATGCTGTTTAATTCGTTCTCATTAGTTCTTTTTGGGCCTGCTCTTGAATCAATGCTAGGAAGAGTTAAATTTCTAACAGCTTATTTAGCTACAGGTATTTTAGCTAACATCGCGTTTTATTTTCTCGGTTCGCCACGCGTCTTTCATTTGGGTGCTTCTGGAGCTATATTTGGTCTATTTGGTATTTATGTTTATATGGTTTTAGTGCGTAAAGATTTGATTAACCGGATGAATTCGCAGCTTATTATGACGATCGTTGCAATCGGAGTGATTATGACATTTCTAAATCCTGGTGTGAATATTCTTGCTCATTTATTTGGCCTTATAGCCGGTGCAGCCATTGCCCCATTATTTTTAAGTGGTGTCTCAATGTACAGTCAAAGAAGACCCGTACATAACTCTGATGAGGTTAGCTTTGATCCTAACCGTTGGGCAAAACGTAACCACTTTAAAAAGAACCTGATCTTTTACATCGTTGGAGGCTTTGCCGCTATGGTTCTATTCTTCTATCTCGTATCCACGTTTCTACTTTAA
- a CDS encoding holo-ACP synthase: MIIGIGLDVVEIKRIDATYNRKETFAERILTGKEYKLFTSLSHTRKVEFLAGRFAAKEAYAKAIGTGIGSHLSFKDLEIIPDQVGKPILTDLKRTEKKFNIHLSITHTKEFAAAQVIIEG, from the coding sequence ATGATAATCGGAATAGGGTTAGATGTAGTAGAAATAAAACGGATTGACGCAACATATAACCGAAAAGAAACGTTTGCTGAAAGAATTTTAACGGGAAAAGAGTATAAACTTTTCACGTCATTGTCTCATACAAGAAAAGTAGAATTTCTCGCAGGGAGATTTGCTGCTAAAGAGGCATATGCAAAAGCGATCGGTACAGGAATTGGCAGTCACTTGTCGTTTAAAGATCTGGAGATCATCCCTGATCAGGTTGGTAAACCTATTTTAACGGATTTAAAACGGACTGAAAAAAAATTCAACATCCATTTATCCATTACTCATACGAAAGAATTTGCTGCAGCACAAGTGATAATAGAAGGGTAA
- a CDS encoding NAD(P)H-hydrate dehydratase, which yields MYVVTGEEMHRIDRYTMDEIGLSEHTLMENAGQAVVRQLEVMVEQNARFLVLIGAGNNGGDGFVISRYLQEKGRHVETWVIPPATRIKGTAAHHKHIYEQCGYSFKNYESNNQLFREALASKSIIIDALLGTGVTGELRSPYDHVIRLVNESENQVVSVDIPSGLPSSEGGHYTEVIKADDTLTLQALKLSACLYPEGAYYGKVTLVDIGIPNRPFIEQRVTRRLILQERVKDTLATRDVNTHKGRAGKALIIGGSSAMTGAPIMTTKSCLRSGAGLVTMAVPESIHHVVTQHVTESMFASLKDDQGEILNDALKQINWAEFDGVAFGPGMGRKHHLSLFEQFKDTQGYLVIDADGLYHLQNELASWCGGHRPGPTIITPHSGEMARLTGCSVEEVEAHRFSVSKAFAKDYNMYVVLKGPHTIVTTPSGDQWVNTTGNASLAKGGTGDSLTGMILGLLLQHEKIENALCNAVYVHGKAADHLLETHDIFSVNATDLISVLPKVLKSLRY from the coding sequence ATGTACGTGGTAACGGGTGAGGAGATGCACCGAATAGATCGCTATACCATGGATGAGATTGGGTTAAGTGAACACACACTAATGGAGAATGCTGGCCAAGCAGTGGTAAGACAGCTGGAAGTGATGGTTGAACAGAATGCTCGTTTTCTTGTTTTGATTGGGGCTGGAAATAATGGTGGAGATGGTTTCGTCATTTCTAGATATCTTCAAGAAAAGGGGCGTCACGTGGAGACGTGGGTGATACCGCCAGCAACTCGAATTAAAGGAACAGCTGCTCACCATAAACATATTTATGAACAATGTGGTTATTCATTCAAAAACTATGAATCAAATAACCAGTTGTTTAGAGAGGCACTTGCGAGCAAAAGTATTATAATTGATGCTTTACTAGGAACTGGTGTCACAGGTGAACTGCGATCGCCTTATGACCATGTTATCCGTCTCGTAAATGAGTCAGAAAATCAAGTGGTTTCTGTGGACATCCCGAGCGGACTACCTTCATCAGAAGGTGGCCATTACACAGAGGTTATAAAGGCTGATGACACGCTTACGTTACAGGCGTTAAAATTATCTGCTTGTCTGTACCCAGAAGGAGCCTATTATGGAAAAGTGACATTGGTCGATATCGGCATTCCAAATCGACCGTTTATTGAACAACGTGTCACCCGTCGACTAATTCTTCAAGAAAGAGTGAAAGACACACTGGCAACAAGGGATGTTAACACTCATAAAGGAAGAGCGGGAAAGGCATTAATCATCGGAGGCTCATCTGCTATGACTGGTGCCCCGATAATGACGACAAAATCGTGTCTTCGTTCTGGAGCAGGACTTGTCACAATGGCTGTGCCAGAAAGTATCCACCATGTGGTGACACAACACGTGACAGAAAGTATGTTTGCTTCCTTAAAAGATGATCAAGGCGAGATTTTGAATGATGCCTTAAAACAAATAAATTGGGCTGAATTTGATGGTGTTGCCTTTGGGCCTGGGATGGGAAGAAAACATCATTTGAGTTTGTTTGAACAGTTCAAAGATACACAAGGTTATCTCGTTATTGATGCAGATGGTCTCTATCATCTTCAAAATGAATTAGCGTCTTGGTGTGGAGGACATCGACCAGGCCCTACGATCATTACACCGCATTCAGGTGAGATGGCAAGGTTGACTGGTTGTTCAGTTGAAGAGGTTGAGGCTCATCGTTTCTCAGTATCTAAAGCATTTGCAAAAGACTATAACATGTATGTCGTCTTAAAAGGGCCGCATACGATTGTCACGACGCCTAGTGGCGACCAATGGGTCAATACGACGGGGAATGCCTCTCTCGCAAAAGGAGGAACCGGTGACTCGTTAACTGGTATGATTCTAGGACTTCTATTGCAGCATGAAAAAATAGAGAATGCCTTATGCAATGCTGTTTATGTTCATGGGAAAGCAGCTGATCATTTGTTAGAAACACATGATATTTTTAGTGTGAACGCGACCGATCTCATCTCCGTATTGCCTAAAGTGTTAAAATCACTCCGTTATTAA
- a CDS encoding outer membrane lipoprotein carrier protein LolA, with amino-acid sequence MKKILWVIMSVIVTTALLTACGEKSQEDVISDLERNLDELTGYKTKASMTLQTGEEPQVYDVEVWFKSPSFYRVALNHTEKDQSQIILRNEEGVFVLTPALNKSFRFQSDWPENNSQVYLYESLMNDILMDPERAFTATEDHYTFQTNTNYTNKNLNQQEVRLNKKDLTPASVKVMDAELSILVEVAFEDFQLNAEFSEGDFEMDRNMTGAQLETEVPAMTDEEEADEEFAVFYPMYEPQGTTLSKSEEVETDNGLRVVLTYEGDQPFTLIQQQSQVVEASTSIDLAVGEPVDLGFTFGVLTGDEESNTISWSFEGTDFFLASDAMDKGELMSVARSVYGTHEK; translated from the coding sequence ATGAAAAAAATCCTATGGGTAATTATGTCAGTTATTGTGACAACAGCGTTATTAACAGCATGTGGGGAAAAAAGTCAAGAAGATGTCATCTCTGATCTAGAGAGAAACCTTGATGAACTGACAGGTTATAAAACGAAGGCTTCAATGACGTTACAAACAGGGGAAGAACCACAGGTATATGACGTAGAAGTTTGGTTCAAAAGCCCCTCCTTTTATAGAGTAGCCTTAAATCATACGGAAAAAGATCAGAGCCAAATCATTTTGCGAAATGAAGAGGGTGTTTTTGTCCTCACGCCGGCGTTGAATAAGAGTTTTAGATTCCAGTCAGATTGGCCTGAGAATAATAGTCAAGTATACTTGTACGAGTCACTTATGAATGATATTTTAATGGACCCTGAACGGGCATTTACAGCTACGGAGGACCATTACACGTTTCAAACAAATACAAACTACACTAATAAAAATTTAAATCAGCAGGAAGTTCGACTGAATAAAAAGGACTTAACCCCTGCCTCTGTTAAGGTGATGGATGCTGAGCTCTCTATTTTAGTGGAAGTCGCTTTTGAGGATTTTCAATTAAATGCAGAATTCTCTGAAGGTGATTTTGAAATGGATCGAAACATGACAGGGGCACAGTTGGAGACAGAAGTACCAGCAATGACGGATGAGGAAGAAGCTGATGAGGAGTTTGCTGTCTTCTACCCGATGTATGAACCACAAGGTACGACACTTTCTAAATCAGAAGAAGTAGAGACAGACAATGGCTTAAGAGTGGTCCTCACCTATGAGGGGGATCAGCCGTTTACCCTTATTCAGCAACAGAGTCAGGTAGTCGAAGCGAGTACATCGATTGATTTAGCAGTTGGAGAACCAGTTGATTTAGGCTTTACCTTTGGTGTCCTGACTGGTGATGAGGAGTCCAACACAATTTCATGGTCTTTCGAAGGGACAGATTTTTTCCTCGCCTCAGATGCGATGGATAAAGGTGAATTGATGTCAGTAGCTCGCAGTGTTTATGGGACACATGAGAAATAA
- the alr gene encoding alanine racemase has product MKKNKISPWLEEAAVKEDQSFYRDTWVEVNLDAISENVKTIKGNLPEDVHVMAVVKANAYGHGAVEVATEALASGATYLGVAILDEALALRRAGIKAPILVLGLVRPEDCQLAAENQIAVTVFQKDWLETAATYLSGKSQLHCHIKIDTGMGRIGLRTVEEIDNIIPVIKQAQNIAVEGLFTHLATADEVDMPYYEKQQTRFSWFVSVFEKKYGAKIPLKHCSNSAAALRFGDRSYNLVRLGISMYGLSPSPAIKPLLPVPLQEAFTLQSNITHIKKLPKGEGVSYGVTYETSRDEWIATVPIGYADGWIRANQSGDVLVNGERAPIVGRICMDQMMIQLQKPVKVGTTVTLIGENNGVLLSMDEVAERLGTINYEVPCVISYRVPRVIKKNGKIVKVYNKTLS; this is encoded by the coding sequence ATGAAAAAGAATAAGATATCACCTTGGTTGGAGGAAGCAGCTGTGAAAGAAGATCAATCATTTTATAGAGATACTTGGGTCGAAGTGAACTTAGATGCCATTTCAGAAAATGTCAAAACGATTAAAGGGAATTTACCAGAAGACGTTCATGTGATGGCTGTTGTTAAGGCAAATGCATACGGTCACGGAGCAGTAGAAGTGGCAACCGAGGCATTAGCTTCAGGTGCTACCTATTTAGGGGTAGCCATTCTAGATGAAGCTCTTGCTTTAAGGCGGGCAGGAATTAAAGCACCTATCCTTGTATTAGGACTCGTGCGACCTGAGGATTGTCAATTGGCGGCTGAGAACCAGATCGCTGTCACTGTCTTCCAAAAAGACTGGCTAGAAACAGCTGCGACATACCTTAGCGGTAAGAGTCAGTTACACTGTCATATAAAAATTGACACTGGCATGGGGAGAATCGGATTGCGGACGGTTGAAGAAATTGATAACATTATTCCTGTTATAAAGCAGGCCCAAAACATCGCTGTTGAAGGCCTATTTACGCATTTAGCTACAGCAGATGAGGTTGATATGCCTTATTATGAGAAGCAACAAACGCGATTTTCTTGGTTTGTCAGTGTCTTTGAAAAAAAGTATGGGGCAAAAATTCCATTAAAGCATTGTTCCAATAGTGCAGCAGCTTTAAGATTTGGAGACCGGTCTTATAACTTAGTAAGACTTGGGATTTCTATGTATGGTCTAAGTCCCTCACCAGCTATAAAGCCGCTATTGCCTGTTCCTTTGCAGGAAGCATTTACGTTACAAAGTAACATTACACATATTAAGAAACTCCCTAAAGGGGAAGGTGTCAGCTATGGTGTTACTTATGAGACATCTCGAGATGAATGGATAGCGACTGTACCAATTGGATATGCTGATGGCTGGATTAGAGCTAATCAATCGGGAGATGTCCTCGTGAATGGGGAACGAGCCCCAATCGTAGGGCGTATTTGCATGGATCAGATGATGATCCAATTGCAAAAGCCTGTGAAAGTTGGGACAACAGTGACGCTTATTGGAGAAAATAACGGTGTATTACTTTCAATGGATGAAGTGGCAGAAAGATTAGGGACGATTAATTATGAGGTTCCGTGTGTCATAAGCTACCGTGTGCCTCGTGTTATTAAGAAAAACGGAAAAATAGTTAAAGTCTACAACAAAACACTGTCATAA
- a CDS encoding antitoxin: MENTKKIMVNLPQHLVNELDALTEGEDINRCDVIQRATRIYVQEQKKLQIRETMEQGYMEMAKINLNIATESFLAEEEAESTVDRLVSGV; this comes from the coding sequence ATGGAAAACACAAAAAAGATTATGGTTAATTTACCGCAACATTTAGTGAATGAACTCGATGCACTAACAGAAGGTGAAGACATTAACCGCTGTGATGTCATTCAAAGAGCTACGAGGATTTATGTACAGGAACAGAAAAAATTGCAAATTCGTGAAACGATGGAACAAGGCTACATGGAGATGGCGAAGATCAATCTGAATATTGCAACCGAGTCTTTTTTAGCTGAAGAGGAGGCTGAAAGTACAGTGGATCGCCTGGTTAGCGGGGTGTAA
- a CDS encoding type II toxin-antitoxin system PemK/MazF family toxin: protein MIVKRGDVYFADLSPVVGSEQGGVRPVLVIQNDIGNRFSPTVIVAAITAQIQKAKLPTHVEINAKRYGFDRDSVILLEQIRTIDKQRLTDKITHLDDDMMLKVNDALNISIGLIDF, encoded by the coding sequence TTGATAGTAAAGCGTGGGGACGTTTATTTTGCAGACCTCTCACCTGTAGTTGGCTCGGAACAAGGTGGGGTTAGACCTGTATTAGTTATCCAGAATGATATCGGTAACCGTTTTAGCCCGACGGTAATTGTGGCAGCCATTACAGCACAGATTCAAAAAGCAAAATTACCGACTCATGTGGAAATTAACGCTAAAAGGTACGGATTTGACCGTGATTCGGTTATTTTACTAGAACAGATTCGCACGATTGACAAGCAACGATTAACGGACAAAATTACACATTTAGATGATGACATGATGTTAAAAGTGAACGATGCCCTAAACATTAGTATTGGGTTAATTGATTTTTAA
- a CDS encoding STAS domain-containing protein — protein MNPFIRDIILEHKTEIMERWSEEIKKFRSDDSLQNISDSMYENTNREFGNKLILTVQTEGKEYHDDLIQFAERLIQLGWPLNYITRGLQEFRKIIVESLSETGENYCKSIEFFQEIESWIDDIVNLLVNQYSGSWENTVFLQKMALKELSAPLIPVFQNISVMPLIGTIDTERAKLIMENLLEGVIEHRSQVVLIDITGVPVVDTMVAHHIIQASEAVRLVGAKCILVGIRPEIAQTIVNLGIDLGKFPTKSTLKKGIEAALEMTKKQIVDLEV, from the coding sequence ATGAATCCTTTTATTCGAGATATTATTTTAGAGCATAAAACTGAAATAATGGAAAGATGGTCTGAGGAAATAAAGAAGTTTCGCTCTGATGATTCTTTGCAAAATATATCCGATTCTATGTATGAAAATACAAACCGAGAGTTCGGAAACAAGCTCATTTTAACTGTTCAAACTGAAGGAAAAGAATATCACGATGATTTGATTCAATTTGCTGAACGACTTATACAATTAGGGTGGCCACTTAATTATATTACACGAGGCTTACAAGAGTTTCGGAAAATTATAGTGGAATCTTTGTCGGAAACGGGAGAAAATTATTGCAAAAGCATTGAATTTTTCCAAGAAATAGAAAGTTGGATTGATGATATTGTTAATCTACTTGTTAACCAATACTCCGGTTCGTGGGAAAACACTGTCTTTTTACAAAAAATGGCCTTGAAAGAATTATCCGCGCCACTTATTCCAGTTTTTCAAAACATTAGTGTCATGCCGCTAATTGGCACGATTGATACTGAACGAGCAAAGCTTATCATGGAGAATTTGCTTGAAGGAGTTATTGAGCACCGTTCTCAAGTCGTCCTAATAGATATTACAGGTGTCCCTGTTGTGGATACAATGGTAGCACATCATATTATTCAAGCATCTGAGGCTGTAAGATTGGTAGGTGCGAAATGTATTCTCGTAGGCATTAGACCGGAAATCGCGCAAACTATCGTTAATCTTGGTATTGATTTAGGTAAATTTCCAACAAAAAGTACGTTGAAAAAAGGGATTGAAGCTGCTTTAGAAATGACGAAAAAGCAAATTGTTGATCTTGAAGTTTAA
- a CDS encoding STAS domain-containing protein has translation MRIPILKLHDYLLISVQVELDDQTALQFQEDVLEKIHEEGSKGVVIDLTSVEMIDSFIAKVLGDVVDMSNLMGAKVVLTGIQPAVAITLIDMGIVLDEVPTALDLEQGLERLQLELEG, from the coding sequence TTGCGAATTCCGATACTTAAATTACACGACTATTTATTAATTTCTGTCCAGGTTGAACTGGATGACCAAACAGCTCTTCAATTTCAAGAAGATGTTTTAGAAAAAATTCACGAAGAGGGTTCAAAAGGTGTTGTCATCGATCTCACTTCCGTAGAAATGATTGATTCATTTATTGCGAAAGTTTTAGGAGATGTGGTGGACATGTCTAACTTAATGGGAGCGAAAGTGGTGCTAACAGGCATTCAACCTGCCGTTGCCATTACGTTAATTGATATGGGTATCGTTCTAGATGAAGTCCCTACGGCATTAGACCTTGAGCAAGGGTTGGAAAGACTCCAACTCGAATTGGAGGGTTGA